The following are encoded together in the Brassica napus cultivar Da-Ae chromosome A9, Da-Ae, whole genome shotgun sequence genome:
- the LOC111212569 gene encoding 39S ribosomal protein L41-A, mitochondrial: MTLGLLSAIGRSFRRKRASSLDILSPKRAPRDFYKGKNCKSTGFHTKKGGYVVQPDKLPNYVIPDLTGFKLKPYVSQCPVEVNKTTGSTEASK; this comes from the exons ATGACGCTAGGGTTGTTATCGGCGATTGGAAGATCTTTCCGACGGAAGAGAGCGTCCTCACTTGATATTCTCTCCCCCAAGCGAGCTCCAAGAGACTTTTACAAGGGCAAAAACTGCAAATCTACTGGTTTCCACACCAAAAAag GAGGATATGTTGTGCAGCCAGATAAATTGCCAAACTACGTGATCCCTGATCTGACCGGCTTTAAG ctgAAACCATATGTATCTCAGTGTCCTGTAGAGGTCAACAAAACAACTGGGTCAACTGAAGCTTCCAAGTGA